The proteins below come from a single Zhouia spongiae genomic window:
- a CDS encoding UDP-glucose 6-dehydrogenase: MKIKNICCIGAGYVGGPTMAVIAQKCPDIKVTVVDINADRIAAWNDEDISKLPVYEPGLDEVVAEARGRNLFFSTDVDKAIDESQMIFMSVNTPTKTYGKGKGMAADLKFIELCARQIAKVAKDDKIVVEKSTLPVRTASAIKNILDNTGNGNGIKFQILSNPEFLAEGTAIPDLMNPDRVLIGGDTTPEGQEAIQALVDVYANWVPKEQILTTNIWSSELSKLTANAFLAQRVSSINAMSELCEKTGADVNEVAKAIGMDSRIGPKFLKASVGFGGSCFQKDILNLVYIAKTYGLNEVADYWEQVIIMNDHQKKRFADNIVSTLYNTVSGKKIAFLGWAFKKDTNDTRESAAIYVADDLLNEQARVSVYDPKVVAERMYANLDYLNTRTAEENREGLEVCKDPYQACEGSHAIAVLTEWDEFKTYDWQNIYDKMQKPAFVFDGRGILDKQQLKDIGFVYYKIGEDN, from the coding sequence ATGAAAATAAAAAACATTTGCTGTATTGGAGCCGGATACGTAGGCGGACCAACCATGGCTGTTATAGCACAGAAATGTCCAGATATAAAAGTAACTGTAGTTGATATCAATGCCGATCGTATAGCTGCATGGAATGATGAAGATATAAGTAAATTACCGGTTTACGAACCGGGTTTGGATGAGGTGGTAGCAGAAGCAAGAGGAAGAAACCTGTTCTTTTCTACCGATGTGGATAAGGCTATAGACGAATCGCAAATGATTTTCATGTCGGTAAACACACCTACCAAGACCTATGGTAAAGGAAAGGGAATGGCTGCCGATCTAAAATTTATTGAGCTTTGTGCACGACAGATAGCAAAGGTGGCTAAAGATGATAAAATTGTTGTAGAAAAATCGACATTACCGGTGCGGACAGCATCGGCCATTAAAAATATATTGGATAATACAGGAAATGGTAACGGAATTAAATTCCAGATACTTTCCAATCCTGAGTTTTTAGCCGAAGGAACGGCTATTCCCGATTTAATGAATCCCGACCGGGTATTAATAGGTGGTGATACTACCCCGGAAGGACAAGAGGCAATTCAAGCCTTGGTAGATGTATATGCCAACTGGGTTCCAAAAGAACAAATACTCACTACCAATATCTGGTCTTCTGAGCTGTCTAAACTAACAGCAAATGCTTTTTTAGCACAACGTGTATCATCCATCAATGCAATGTCGGAACTATGTGAAAAAACTGGTGCTGATGTAAACGAGGTGGCAAAAGCTATTGGAATGGATAGCCGTATCGGACCTAAATTTTTAAAAGCCTCTGTTGGTTTTGGAGGATCGTGCTTCCAGAAAGACATACTCAACCTGGTATATATTGCAAAGACCTATGGATTGAATGAGGTGGCAGATTACTGGGAGCAAGTAATTATCATGAACGATCATCAGAAAAAACGCTTTGCAGATAATATCGTAAGTACATTATACAACACCGTATCGGGTAAGAAAATAGCCTTCTTAGGTTGGGCTTTCAAAAAAGATACCAATGACACCAGAGAATCTGCAGCCATTTATGTAGCTGACGATTTATTGAATGAACAAGCCAGGGTTAGTGTATACGATCCAAAGGTTGTAGCAGAACGCATGTATGCGAATCTGGATTATTTAAACACCCGCACGGCAGAAGAAAACAGAGAAGGTTTAGAGGTTTGCAAAGATCCTTATCAGGCCTGCGAAGGATCACATGCTATTGCAGTACTTACGGAATGGGACGAGTTTAAGACCTACGACTGGCAAAATATATATGATAAGATGCAAAAACCGGCATTTGTTTTTGATGGAAGAGGGATATTAGACAAACAACAATTAAAGGACATAGGATTCGTTTATTACAAGATCGGAGAAGATAATTAA